From the genome of Candidatus Methylopumilus turicensis, one region includes:
- a CDS encoding P-II family nitrogen regulator, translating to MKKEIKAIIPPQRLAKIRSAFRNIKEFPGMTITKVEGCGHYLAKPSQGLKDELNEYTPKVRIDIVAPDELVEGILQILVEVGQMGQVGDGIVWVTPVERMIRLSEQIIVFDC from the coding sequence ATGAAAAAAGAAATTAAGGCGATTATTCCGCCACAAAGATTAGCCAAAATCCGCTCGGCATTTCGTAATATTAAAGAATTCCCAGGAATGACCATTACGAAAGTTGAGGGGTGTGGGCACTATTTGGCGAAACCAAGTCAGGGTCTTAAAGATGAGCTAAACGAATATACGCCCAAGGTGAGAATCGATATTGTGGCCCCAGATGAGTTGGTGGAGGGCATATTGCAAATATTGGTTGAGGTTGGTCAAATGGGTCAGGTGGGAGATGGCATCGTTTGGGTAACGCCTGTTGAGCGAATGATAAGGCTATCGGAGCAGATTATTGTGTTTGACTGCTAA
- a CDS encoding quinone-dependent dihydroorotate dehydrogenase, which produces MNLYALAKPFLFQLDAERAHDLSLNSLKLAEKTGLLAMLPTPIQCKSKQVMGLTFPNSVGLAAGLDKNGAVIDGMAALGFGFLEIGTTTPRPQPGNPKPRLFRVKEAEGIVNRFGFNNLGVDHLIENVQASNFRGILGINIGKNFDTPNERAVDDYLICMRKVYSHASYITVNISSPNTKNLRQLQEKDALDALLASLKAEQKILADKHGQYVPIALKIAPDLDEAQIIGIADLLKIHQFDGVIATNTTVARDMVAGLPNASEAGGLSGAPVREKSTLVITQLSKQLAGALPIIGVGGILSGADAAEKFAAGASLVQVYSGLIYRGPSLVRDICKAIG; this is translated from the coding sequence ATGAATTTATACGCACTCGCAAAGCCGTTTTTATTTCAGCTCGACGCTGAACGCGCCCACGACCTGTCGCTGAACAGTCTTAAATTGGCTGAGAAAACAGGCTTGCTAGCTATGTTGCCAACACCTATCCAATGCAAGTCCAAACAAGTGATGGGGCTTACTTTCCCTAACTCTGTTGGTCTCGCTGCAGGTTTGGATAAAAATGGGGCTGTCATTGATGGCATGGCCGCATTAGGGTTTGGCTTTCTGGAGATCGGAACGACTACACCACGTCCGCAGCCAGGTAATCCTAAGCCTAGATTATTTAGAGTTAAAGAAGCAGAAGGTATTGTGAATCGCTTTGGCTTCAATAACTTGGGTGTTGATCATCTTATTGAGAACGTCCAAGCTTCTAATTTTCGCGGTATTTTAGGTATTAATATTGGCAAGAACTTTGATACCCCAAACGAACGTGCGGTGGATGATTACCTGATTTGTATGCGTAAAGTTTATTCGCATGCCAGCTACATCACAGTAAATATCTCTTCGCCAAATACGAAAAACCTTCGCCAGTTGCAAGAAAAAGATGCATTAGATGCTTTGCTGGCTAGCTTAAAAGCAGAGCAAAAAATATTGGCGGATAAGCATGGTCAATACGTGCCAATTGCATTGAAAATTGCACCAGATCTAGACGAGGCCCAAATTATTGGCATTGCTGATTTACTTAAAATCCATCAGTTTGATGGCGTCATTGCCACGAATACCACGGTCGCAAGAGACATGGTGGCTGGTTTACCAAATGCCTCTGAGGCAGGCGGTTTGTCTGGTGCGCCGGTGCGTGAAAAGTCTACGCTGGTGATTACACAACTTTCAAAACAGCTCGCTGGCGCATTGCCCATTATTGGGGTTGGTGGCATTTTGAGTGGTGCTGATGCCGCAGAAAAATTTGCGGCTGGCGCAAGCTTAGTGCAGGTTTACAGTGGCTTGATTTACCGTGGTCCAAGTTTGGTTCGCGATATTTGTAAAGCCATCGGTTAG
- a CDS encoding murein hydrolase activator EnvC family protein, which produces MRHVKSIAIGLSLFAATILSTSTFAANKTEKPKEKLNTIHERIESLTKALGKTKEAHDDAADALKESEKAISETNRKLFELQQEQKKHSETLQALQTQKSGLENTIEGQKDQLSKQMYQQYLHGKQNYLQIILQEQDPSAASRQLKYFSYVTKARENLIHGMQSNLSQVTKLNEQTVDALQEVVNLKNKQQSERKNLESQKQSHSKIVEKLSSQISAQRNEIEKLKRDEKSLSQLVERLARAAQPKPQKPTEESKPKNISRETTANKPDTENRPQQALASNESLPSNAFDGGSFESLRGKLNLPVRGEVTNKFGNSRQDTGLTWKGLFIKSNEGNDVKSVASGRIVFADWMRGFGNLIIVDHGGGYMSLYGNNQALLRKMGDTVKGGDTIASVGNSGGNDTSGLYYELRSRSKPFDPMSWSVLR; this is translated from the coding sequence ATGCGTCATGTTAAAAGCATTGCAATTGGGCTTAGTTTATTTGCGGCAACGATACTTTCAACCTCGACTTTCGCGGCAAACAAAACAGAAAAACCAAAAGAAAAGCTCAACACCATTCATGAACGTATTGAATCGCTCACCAAAGCGTTAGGCAAAACAAAAGAGGCACATGACGATGCTGCTGACGCTTTGAAAGAGAGCGAAAAGGCCATCAGTGAGACCAATCGAAAGCTTTTCGAGCTTCAACAAGAACAAAAGAAACATAGCGAAACCCTTCAAGCATTGCAAACCCAAAAATCAGGCCTTGAGAATACGATTGAAGGTCAAAAGGATCAGCTAAGTAAACAGATGTATCAGCAGTATCTGCACGGCAAGCAAAATTACTTACAAATTATTTTGCAAGAACAAGACCCCAGTGCCGCTTCGCGCCAACTAAAATACTTTTCATACGTGACTAAAGCCCGTGAAAATCTGATTCATGGCATGCAATCCAATTTAAGCCAAGTCACCAAGCTAAACGAACAAACAGTCGATGCATTACAAGAGGTAGTCAACCTCAAAAACAAACAACAGTCGGAGCGAAAAAATCTTGAGTCGCAAAAGCAATCACATAGCAAGATCGTTGAGAAGCTATCATCACAGATTAGTGCGCAACGTAATGAGATTGAAAAACTAAAGCGTGACGAAAAAAGCCTATCTCAATTAGTTGAGCGCCTAGCAAGAGCAGCGCAACCAAAACCACAAAAGCCAACAGAAGAAAGTAAACCAAAAAACATATCGCGTGAAACAACTGCAAATAAACCTGACACTGAAAATCGACCACAACAAGCGTTAGCTAGCAACGAGTCGTTACCTAGCAATGCATTTGACGGTGGAAGCTTTGAGTCATTAAGAGGAAAACTGAATTTGCCTGTGCGCGGTGAAGTCACCAATAAATTTGGCAACAGTCGCCAAGACACCGGGCTTACATGGAAAGGTTTATTTATCAAATCAAATGAAGGCAACGACGTCAAGTCCGTGGCAAGCGGCCGAATCGTTTTTGCGGATTGGATGCGCGGATTCGGCAATCTGATTATTGTTGACCATGGTGGGGGCTACATGAGCCTCTACGGTAACAACCAAGCACTTTTGCGCAAGATGGGGGATACGGTCAAAGGTGGTGATACGATTGCAAGCGTTGGTAACAGCGGCGGCAACGACACTTCAGGCTTATATTACGAGTTACGTAGCCGCAGCAAACCATTTGACCCGATGAGTTGGAGCGTTTTACGCTAG
- the gpmI gene encoding 2,3-bisphosphoglycerate-independent phosphoglycerate mutase translates to MKITPVVLLILDGFGYREDITDNAIAQANKPNWDRLWQQYPHTLINASEHFVGLPDGQMGNSEVGHLNIGAGRIVFQEFERINHAIKTGQFGQNPVLLEAVNQAKNTDKALHIFGLISDGGVHSHQDHIYAMIRMAAKQGLNKIYIHAFLDGRDTPPVSAKPYLQALEDQIKMIGAGKIASICGRYYAMDRDKRWERVEPAYRLLTEGTGEFKANSALEALEAAYKRGENDEFVKATSIANEGEVPAFVDDGDVIVFMNFRSDRARQMTACFLDASFEGFKRQKLPTLGGYYTLTMYDKNEVNAKTVFAPNDIHNTFGEYIANQGLKQLRIAETEKYPHVTFFFNGGEEKVFEGESRILVPSPKVATYDLQPEMSAFELTDQLEAAVLSNAYAAIICNYANCDMVGHTGFMPAAIKAIEAIDTCIGRVVKAALSVGAEVIITADHGNVEMMQDLANDQPHTQHTTNVVPLLYIGRDAEMAKTGALSDIAPSLLCMMGLSQPAEMTGHSLVKIK, encoded by the coding sequence ATGAAAATTACGCCCGTCGTATTGTTGATTTTAGATGGTTTTGGATATCGCGAAGACATCACAGATAATGCCATTGCCCAAGCCAATAAACCAAACTGGGATAGACTTTGGCAACAGTATCCACATACCCTAATTAACGCATCAGAACACTTTGTCGGCTTACCTGACGGACAAATGGGCAATTCAGAAGTTGGTCATCTTAATATTGGTGCAGGCCGTATCGTCTTTCAAGAATTTGAGCGAATTAATCACGCAATAAAAACCGGTCAATTTGGTCAAAATCCGGTGCTGCTTGAAGCGGTAAATCAGGCTAAAAACACCGATAAAGCATTGCACATTTTTGGCTTAATTTCTGATGGCGGCGTGCATAGTCATCAAGACCATATATATGCCATGATCCGCATGGCCGCAAAGCAAGGCCTCAATAAGATCTACATCCATGCGTTTTTAGATGGTCGCGATACGCCACCGGTTAGCGCAAAACCATACCTTCAAGCACTGGAAGATCAAATCAAAATGATTGGTGCCGGCAAAATCGCTTCTATCTGTGGTCGTTATTATGCAATGGATAGAGATAAGCGCTGGGAGCGCGTCGAGCCAGCCTATCGCTTACTAACAGAAGGCACAGGTGAATTCAAAGCCAACTCCGCTTTAGAGGCCTTGGAGGCCGCCTACAAGCGGGGCGAAAATGACGAATTTGTAAAAGCCACCTCTATTGCTAATGAGGGTGAAGTGCCGGCATTTGTGGATGATGGCGATGTGATTGTATTTATGAACTTCCGCTCTGATCGCGCCCGGCAGATGACTGCGTGTTTTCTCGATGCGAGTTTTGAAGGCTTTAAACGTCAAAAATTACCAACTCTGGGGGGCTATTACACCCTGACGATGTACGACAAAAATGAAGTCAATGCAAAAACTGTATTTGCTCCCAATGATATTCACAACACTTTTGGTGAATACATTGCCAACCAAGGCCTTAAACAACTGCGCATCGCGGAAACTGAAAAATATCCCCACGTGACATTCTTCTTTAACGGTGGCGAAGAAAAAGTTTTTGAAGGCGAAAGTCGTATTCTTGTGCCTTCACCTAAGGTCGCTACTTATGATTTACAGCCTGAAATGAGCGCATTTGAGCTAACAGACCAATTAGAAGCGGCTGTGTTGAGCAATGCGTATGCCGCTATTATTTGTAACTATGCGAACTGCGACATGGTCGGCCACACCGGCTTCATGCCTGCTGCAATTAAAGCTATTGAAGCGATCGACACATGTATCGGCAGGGTCGTAAAAGCTGCCTTAAGCGTTGGCGCTGAAGTGATAATTACAGCAGATCACGGCAATGTAGAAATGATGCAAGACCTTGCCAACGACCAACCGCACACCCAGCACACCACGAATGTGGTGCCATTGCTTTACATTGGCCGCGATGCTGAAATGGCCAAGACTGGTGCACTTTCTGACATAGCACCAAGTTTGCTCTGCATGATGGGGCTGTCGCAACCAGCAGAGATGACTGGTCACTCTCTGGTGAAAATTAAGTAA
- the grxC gene encoding glutaredoxin 3, whose protein sequence is MAKVLMYTSAYCPYCTNAERLLNAKGVMEIEKIQIDTDPELKVAMMEKTGRRTVPQIYIGEQHVGGFDDLRALDLAGELDSLLSA, encoded by the coding sequence ATGGCCAAAGTTTTGATGTACACCAGTGCTTATTGCCCCTATTGCACAAACGCTGAACGCTTGCTAAATGCCAAAGGCGTGATGGAGATAGAGAAAATTCAAATTGATACTGATCCTGAATTAAAAGTCGCCATGATGGAAAAAACTGGTCGTCGCACTGTGCCACAAATTTACATTGGTGAGCAGCACGTTGGGGGATTTGATGATTTGCGTGCCTTAGATTTGGCAGGCGAGCTTGACTCGTTATTAAGTGCTTAA
- the secB gene encoding protein-export chaperone SecB: protein MATKDTAAEQTTENQALEQNQAPGFGIEKLYVKDLSLELPNAPQIFTERDAPQIGIEISNTASKLEDGIYEVVLTITVTSKIGDKTAFLIEVAQAGIFQVRNVPEENLEIIFSITCPNILFPYAREVVSDASVRAGFPPVVLSPINFEALYAQQKQQQAQDDAAKTTH from the coding sequence ATGGCAACTAAAGACACAGCAGCAGAGCAAACAACAGAAAATCAAGCCTTAGAACAAAATCAAGCGCCTGGCTTTGGGATTGAAAAATTGTACGTTAAAGATTTGTCATTAGAATTGCCTAATGCCCCACAGATTTTTACAGAACGTGATGCCCCGCAAATCGGTATCGAAATCAGCAATACTGCTAGCAAACTTGAAGATGGCATTTATGAAGTCGTGTTAACCATTACAGTGACTTCAAAAATTGGTGACAAAACTGCGTTCCTCATTGAAGTAGCGCAAGCCGGTATTTTCCAAGTACGTAACGTACCGGAAGAAAATTTAGAGATCATTTTTAGCATCACTTGCCCGAACATCTTGTTCCCATACGCGCGTGAAGTGGTTTCCGATGCTTCAGTCCGTGCTGGCTTCCCGCCTGTGGTACTGAGCCCGATTAACTTTGAAGCGTTATATGCGCAACAAAAGCAACAACAAGCGCAAGATGACGCTGCAAAAACGACACACTAG
- a CDS encoding SH3 domain-containing protein gives MTLQKRHTRLFVVALLMLLPSLAVAEFRSVSVSKAIVYDSPSAQSKKVYLLGQGYPVEVIVNLAEWVKVRDQQGGLSWIDAKQLSAKRTLLLVAPADIKPSPEMGVASIGRLEKDVVVDFIEPAKNGWVKVKHRDGLVGFVQTSAVWGL, from the coding sequence ATGACGCTGCAAAAACGACACACTAGGCTTTTTGTTGTTGCTTTACTGATGCTACTGCCTAGCTTGGCAGTAGCTGAATTTCGTTCAGTGAGCGTGTCTAAGGCGATTGTTTACGATTCGCCCTCAGCGCAAAGCAAAAAAGTTTATTTGCTTGGTCAAGGCTATCCAGTAGAAGTAATCGTTAATCTCGCGGAGTGGGTTAAGGTGCGAGATCAGCAAGGCGGCCTAAGTTGGATAGATGCCAAACAACTCAGCGCTAAACGTACTTTGTTGTTGGTTGCCCCTGCAGATATTAAGCCATCCCCTGAGATGGGCGTTGCTTCGATTGGCCGGTTAGAAAAAGATGTGGTGGTGGATTTTATTGAGCCAGCTAAAAATGGTTGGGTCAAAGTAAAGCATCGCGATGGATTGGTAGGCTTTGTCCAAACCTCAGCCGTTTGGGGTTTGTAA
- a CDS encoding NAD(P)H-dependent glycerol-3-phosphate dehydrogenase, translating to MKIAVLGAGAWGTALAMHISQQHQVCLWARKAAHVDGMRKVRANPMYLGDFKFNDNLSVESDLGLALQGVDFIVSVVPTCGFRDMLQSIKALGVKVPVIWANKGLEPVTAKLPHEVALEELGPHQAWGALSGPSFAAELVRGLPTAVSLAVNDADFAKQAGAALHGGSLRVYTSTDVAGVAVGGALKNVMAIAAGISDGMQFGNNARAAMITRGLAEMTRFGMAMAAQKDTFMGLAGAGDLILTCTGQYSRNREVGLQLASGKLLAEILATLGHVAEGVYTAREVVKRAQDLGVDMPITHEVDQVLSHGKSPRDAVMDLLGREQKQESFN from the coding sequence ATGAAAATAGCCGTATTAGGAGCAGGTGCTTGGGGAACCGCATTGGCGATGCATATCAGCCAGCAGCACCAAGTTTGCTTGTGGGCGCGCAAAGCTGCCCATGTGGATGGTATGCGCAAGGTGCGCGCCAACCCTATGTATCTTGGCGATTTCAAATTCAACGATAATCTCAGCGTAGAGTCAGATTTAGGCTTGGCATTGCAAGGCGTCGACTTCATCGTTTCTGTTGTCCCTACTTGTGGCTTCCGCGATATGTTGCAATCCATCAAAGCGCTTGGCGTAAAGGTGCCAGTTATTTGGGCGAACAAAGGCCTGGAGCCTGTCACCGCTAAACTACCTCATGAAGTTGCGCTTGAAGAGCTTGGTCCACATCAAGCGTGGGGTGCACTTTCTGGCCCTAGCTTTGCGGCTGAATTAGTGCGTGGCTTGCCAACGGCGGTTTCTTTGGCGGTGAACGATGCTGACTTTGCAAAACAAGCAGGTGCCGCGCTTCATGGTGGTTCGCTACGTGTTTATACCAGCACCGATGTGGCTGGAGTTGCTGTTGGTGGTGCGCTTAAAAATGTGATGGCGATTGCCGCGGGTATTTCAGATGGTATGCAGTTTGGTAACAATGCTCGTGCGGCAATGATTACGCGTGGGCTGGCTGAAATGACGCGCTTCGGTATGGCGATGGCCGCGCAAAAAGACACCTTTATGGGCTTGGCTGGCGCGGGTGATTTGATTTTGACTTGTACCGGACAGTACTCACGTAACCGTGAAGTGGGCTTGCAATTAGCAAGTGGCAAGCTTTTAGCTGAAATCCTAGCGACTTTAGGCCATGTGGCTGAAGGTGTTTATACCGCGCGTGAAGTCGTGAAGCGCGCCCAAGATTTAGGTGTGGATATGCCGATTACCCATGAGGTAGACCAAGTGCTTTCTCATGGAAAGTCACCGCGCGATGCGGTGATGGATTTGCTCGGTCGTGAGCAAAAACAAGAGTCTTTTAACTAG
- the trmL gene encoding tRNA (uridine(34)/cytosine(34)/5-carboxymethylaminomethyluridine(34)-2'-O)-methyltransferase TrmL, whose protein sequence is MFNIVLFEPEIPPNTGNIIRLCANTGAQLHLVKPLGFSLEDKQLKRAGLDYHEYANLQIHENWQACKIALAGKRMFAITTKGSTSHGNIKFEKDDVFVFGPETRGLPEEIRNEFSAEHRVRLPMLPQSRSLNLSNSAAVLLYEAWRQIGFEGGV, encoded by the coding sequence ATGTTTAATATCGTCTTATTTGAACCAGAAATTCCACCAAACACAGGCAACATTATTCGTCTGTGTGCCAATACGGGCGCGCAACTGCACTTAGTTAAACCGCTCGGATTCTCATTGGAAGATAAGCAGCTTAAACGCGCTGGCTTGGATTATCACGAATACGCCAACTTGCAAATCCACGAAAATTGGCAGGCGTGCAAAATAGCTTTAGCTGGCAAGCGCATGTTCGCTATCACAACCAAAGGCAGCACTTCACACGGCAACATCAAGTTTGAGAAAGACGATGTGTTTGTGTTTGGACCAGAAACGCGCGGGCTACCAGAAGAAATACGAAATGAATTTAGCGCAGAGCATCGCGTCAGGTTGCCGATGTTGCCGCAAAGCCGCAGTTTGAACTTATCTAACTCAGCAGCAGTGTTGCTTTATGAAGCTTGGAGGCAGATAGGCTTTGAGGGCGGGGTTTAA
- a CDS encoding phosphoribosyltransferase family protein gives MQQYKYQQQLFLAETFANLMLQKLKPHNIDLIIPMPLHPNRLQERGFNQSLEIARIIGKRSNIVVNSQAVARIKHSPPQASLPLKERARNMKGAFICHEDLSGLRIALVDDVMTTGASLNALAKAVKAKGAAHVECWLIARTLAK, from the coding sequence TTGCAACAATACAAATATCAGCAGCAATTGTTTTTAGCGGAAACCTTTGCCAACTTAATGCTCCAAAAACTTAAACCACACAACATAGACCTCATTATTCCCATGCCGTTGCATCCAAACAGATTGCAAGAACGTGGCTTTAATCAATCTTTAGAAATTGCACGCATCATCGGCAAACGCTCAAATATTGTAGTCAATAGTCAGGCCGTTGCGCGAATCAAACACTCCCCACCGCAAGCCAGCCTACCGCTTAAAGAACGTGCACGGAATATGAAGGGCGCTTTCATCTGCCATGAAGATTTAAGCGGTCTGCGCATTGCCCTCGTTGATGACGTGATGACCACGGGGGCCAGTCTCAACGCACTTGCAAAAGCAGTCAAGGCAAAAGGTGCAGCTCATGTAGAATGTTGGCTTATCGCACGCACACTCGCAAAGTAA
- the bioB gene encoding biotin synthase BioB yields the protein MSELNMDVNVSVVEASSIKRNVAPVETEQRWSVAQIVALFELPFSDLIHRAQTVHRENFDPNAVQVSTLLSIKTGGCSEDCGYCPQAARYHTDVENEPLMPIDEVLAAARAAKESGASRFCMGAAWRSPKQKDLEPVLKMISEVKAMGLQTCATLGMLKEGQAAQLKDAGLDYYNHNLDTAPEFYGDVITTRTYQDRLDTLDSVREADINVCCGGIIGMGESRNQRAGLIAQLANMERPPESVPINLLTQVEGTPLHGVEDLDQFEFIRTIAAARITMPKSFVRLSAGRQSMHEGIQALCFIAGANSIFYGEKLLTTGNPEAETDKQLFAKLGLHPI from the coding sequence ATGAGCGAGTTAAATATGGATGTAAATGTGAGCGTGGTTGAAGCATCAAGTATTAAGCGCAATGTCGCCCCAGTTGAAACAGAGCAGCGCTGGAGTGTCGCGCAAATTGTGGCATTGTTTGAGTTGCCATTTAGCGACTTAATCCACCGCGCGCAAACTGTGCATCGTGAAAATTTTGATCCCAATGCTGTGCAAGTGAGCACATTGCTTTCAATCAAGACCGGCGGTTGTTCGGAGGACTGTGGTTATTGCCCACAAGCTGCGCGTTATCACACGGACGTGGAAAATGAGCCTCTGATGCCTATTGATGAAGTATTGGCCGCTGCTCGCGCAGCCAAAGAAAGCGGTGCGAGCCGCTTCTGTATGGGCGCTGCATGGCGTAGCCCTAAGCAAAAAGATTTAGAGCCTGTGCTTAAAATGATTTCAGAAGTTAAAGCGATGGGTTTACAGACATGCGCCACTTTGGGCATGTTAAAAGAGGGGCAAGCCGCGCAATTGAAGGATGCAGGTCTTGATTACTACAACCACAACTTAGATACCGCGCCAGAATTCTATGGTGATGTCATCACGACGCGGACCTACCAAGATCGATTGGATACATTGGACAGCGTGCGTGAGGCAGACATTAACGTATGTTGTGGCGGCATTATCGGTATGGGCGAAAGTCGCAACCAACGTGCCGGTCTGATTGCGCAACTTGCCAATATGGAACGTCCACCAGAAAGCGTGCCAATTAACTTGCTCACGCAAGTCGAAGGTACGCCATTGCATGGCGTGGAAGATTTAGATCAGTTTGAATTTATCCGTACTATTGCCGCGGCACGCATCACCATGCCCAAGAGCTTCGTTCGCCTTTCAGCGGGTCGCCAAAGCATGCATGAAGGCATTCAAGCATTGTGCTTTATTGCTGGCGCGAATTCGATTTTTTATGGTGAAAAATTACTCACCACAGGCAACCCAGAAGCGGAAACAGATAAACAGCTGTTTGCCAAATTGGGTCTACATCCAATTTAA
- the bioF gene encoding 8-amino-7-oxononanoate synthase: protein MIEQLKSELAERAQAGLKRKRRLLQSPQAAHLVADDQHLLSFASNDYLGLANHPDLILAFQQAAQLAGVGGGASHLITGHHQFHHEAEQALAGFVGSPSGLLFSTGYMANMGVVAALLGRNDAIFADKLNHASLNDAAVLSRAELNRYAHQDLSQLEQMLAASNAPRKLVIVDAVFSMDGDIAPVPELLALCEKYDAYFLLDDAHGFGVLGRQGRGILSHFNVISPRIIYMATLGKAAGVAGAFVAGDETIIEYLIQSANTYIYTTASPPALAAALVTAVNVMKKDEARHQHLRDLIAYFKENLSLKKWQLMPSDTAIQPIVVGSNEATLGLSNYLLALGVLVPAIRPPTVPKNTARLRISLSAAHTLDDVKLLIQHLHEAEQVLAT from the coding sequence ATGATAGAACAACTTAAATCAGAACTCGCGGAGCGTGCGCAAGCAGGTTTAAAGCGTAAGCGGCGCTTGCTGCAAAGCCCTCAAGCTGCCCACTTGGTTGCAGATGATCAGCACCTGCTCTCATTCGCCAGCAATGATTATCTTGGTTTGGCAAATCATCCTGATTTAATCCTCGCCTTTCAACAAGCGGCTCAACTAGCGGGCGTGGGTGGTGGGGCATCCCATCTTATTACAGGCCATCATCAATTTCACCATGAAGCAGAACAAGCATTGGCGGGCTTTGTAGGTTCGCCATCAGGCTTGCTGTTTAGCACAGGTTATATGGCGAATATGGGGGTAGTTGCGGCATTGCTTGGACGTAACGATGCAATCTTTGCGGATAAACTTAATCATGCCTCATTGAATGATGCCGCCGTTTTGTCGCGTGCAGAATTAAATCGCTATGCACATCAAGATTTATCCCAATTAGAGCAAATGCTCGCGGCCAGCAATGCGCCAAGAAAGCTAGTCATTGTTGATGCAGTATTTAGTATGGATGGTGACATCGCTCCTGTCCCTGAACTGCTTGCACTTTGCGAAAAATATGACGCCTATTTTTTGCTTGATGATGCCCATGGTTTTGGTGTGTTGGGTCGCCAAGGTCGCGGTATTTTGAGTCATTTTAATGTGATATCCCCACGCATTATCTACATGGCAACATTAGGTAAGGCGGCAGGCGTTGCGGGCGCCTTTGTGGCTGGCGATGAAACGATCATTGAGTATTTAATTCAGTCGGCTAACACTTATATTTATACGACGGCGAGCCCGCCAGCATTGGCGGCGGCTTTGGTCACGGCGGTTAATGTGATGAAAAAAGATGAGGCGCGTCATCAGCATTTGCGGGATTTAATTGCTTATTTCAAAGAAAATTTAAGCCTTAAAAAATGGCAGTTAATGCCATCGGATACTGCGATACAACCTATCGTTGTGGGTAGTAATGAAGCGACGCTCGGACTAAGTAACTATCTCCTGGCGCTGGGTGTCTTGGTGCCAGCCATCCGTCCACCGACTGTGCCAAAAAATACTGCACGTCTTCGTATTTCACTATCGGCAGCACATACTTTAGATGATGTGAAATTACTGATTCAGCATTTGCATGAAGCTGAGCAGGTGTTGGCCACATGA
- the bioH gene encoding pimeloyl-ACP methyl ester esterase BioH, which translates to MSLHIEKIGQGEPLVMIHGWGMHSGMWMQARDLLSQHFELHLVDLPGMGHSDNIDVYNLHTIAEKVAQEMPANAYLLGWSLGGLIATKIALITPIKKLILVGSTPCFVARDDWQQGMPSDVFESFFAGAMQDYQGTMNKLLALIAMGSGNARATSKILREALSLRPAPHQQGLLGALDILRTGDVRADLPSLKMPTLVIHGTHDKLASLSAAEWTAKTLPNAALLTLPSAAHEPFISHPELFSQKVTEFLHL; encoded by the coding sequence ATGAGTCTGCATATTGAAAAAATAGGGCAGGGTGAGCCACTTGTGATGATTCATGGTTGGGGGATGCATAGCGGCATGTGGATGCAAGCGCGTGATTTACTCAGTCAGCATTTTGAATTGCACTTGGTGGATTTGCCAGGCATGGGGCACAGCGACAATATTGATGTGTATAACCTACACACGATTGCTGAAAAAGTTGCGCAGGAAATGCCAGCCAATGCTTATCTTCTCGGTTGGTCATTGGGGGGATTAATTGCAACAAAAATCGCCTTAATCACCCCCATTAAAAAGCTGATTTTGGTCGGGAGTACGCCATGTTTCGTAGCCCGGGATGATTGGCAACAAGGCATGCCTAGCGATGTATTTGAAAGTTTTTTTGCAGGGGCGATGCAGGATTATCAAGGCACAATGAATAAGCTTTTGGCGCTCATTGCGATGGGAAGCGGCAATGCGCGCGCGACCTCCAAAATATTACGTGAGGCACTTAGTCTCCGTCCTGCCCCTCATCAACAAGGCTTACTTGGCGCTTTAGATATTTTGCGTACAGGGGATGTGCGTGCTGACTTGCCAAGCCTGAAAATGCCAACCTTGGTGATACATGGCACTCATGACAAATTAGCCTCATTAAGTGCGGCCGAATGGACGGCTAAGACTTTGCCGAACGCAGCGTTATTGACCTTACCAAGCGCCGCGCACGAGCCATTTATTTCGCATCCTGAATTATTCAGCCAAAAAGTCACAGAGTTTTTACACTTATGA